In a single window of the Lineus longissimus chromosome 4, tnLinLong1.2, whole genome shotgun sequence genome:
- the LOC135486053 gene encoding uncharacterized protein LOC135486053, with product MTKRGVLATLSSLFDPIGLVCPVVLEAKNLMQRLWKQNLGWDDPLKEQECLLWERWLSELSSLVKIEIPRCYTLSSENVLEISPHSFADASESGYGMCSYLRFAYGEGGVTCSFVIGRSRCAPVKTTSIPRLELQAAVLAARISCTLKEELTLKIDYVVFWSDSQTTLQYIRNEKKRFHTYVANRVEEIRSLTSPDEWRHCPGVFNPADDASRGLKPEEITVEHRWWKGPDFLWEPESCWPHTEVDALPEDDPEVRTKVQVHLAVGEPQAQTSLEKVIKNTGSWQTLLRRIAWVVRFCNRLRRKTYATGNIQLEELDQAASLVVRSVQQECFSEEISQLQEGKEVKVTSPIADLGPILVNGELRVGGRLRRAPTLLSDKKHPLILPRKHHVSILITRRCHEKLAHCGREQTVAETRKKYWILGGRGLAKRLISHCWVCRYLNARSMEQVMSDLPRTRLIPYKPPFTYPGVDFFGPLTVKWGRRDTRKRWRCLFTCLTTRAVFLEVAQPLSTDDFLLVLRRFVSRRGPPEEIRSDHGSNFVGADRELKSSIDEWNQGQIEQDLQQRGIKWIFHPPTAAHMSGVWERLVKSTKKHLKAVAGTNLLNDEGLRTLFAEVEAILNSRPLTATSEDVRDCEPLTPNHFLLQRKITGLPPGIFVKQDGLFRKEWRKVQYLTELFWERWMYEYLPNLQKRDKWSKQRRNVQEGDVVLLKEDNLTRNQWPLARVMKVFPGADGMVRSALVKIATSEYQRPIAKMCLIEESGA from the coding sequence ATGACCAAGCGTGGTGTGCTGGCTACCCTGTCATCTTTGTTTGATCCGATCGGACTGGTTTGTCCGGTGGTGTTAGAAGCAAAGAACTTGATGCAGCGTCTTTGGAAACAGAACCTGGGCTGGGATGACCCGCTGAAGGAACAGGAATGTTTGCTTTGGGAGAGATGGTTGTCAGAGTTGTCCAGTCTTGTAAAAATCGAGATTCCAAGATGTTACACTCTCAGCAGTGAGAATGTACTGGAGATATCCCCACACAGTTTTGCAGATGCTTCCGAGTCGGGATACGGGATGTGCTCTTACCTCAGATTTGcatatggagaaggaggagtgACCTGCTCATTTGTCATTGGTCGGTCACGATGTGCTCCGGTGAAGACAACTTCTATTCCGAGGCTTGAGTTACAAGCTGCTGTCCTTGCTGCGAGGATTTCCTGTACTCTCAAAGAAGAGCTGACCTTGAAAATCGATTACGTTGTCTTCTGGAGCGACTCCCAGACGACTTTACAGTAcatcagaaatgaaaaaaaacgcTTTCATACCTATGTAGCAAACCGAGTGGAGGAGATACGTAGCCTGACCAGTCCAGATGAGTGGAGACACTGTCCAGGTGTCTTCAATCCGGCCGATGATGCATCCCGCGGTTTGAAGCCTGAGGAGATAACAGTAGAACATCGCTGGTGGAAGGGTCCTGACTTTCTATGGGAACCAGAAAGTTGCTGGCCACATACAGAAGTGGATGCCCTACCAGAAGATGATCCAGAGGTTCGGACCAAGGTTCAAGTTCACCTTGCTGTTGGAGAACCACAGGCCCAGACTAGTTTAGAAAAGGTGATAAAGAACACTGGCAGCTGGCAAACCTTACTCCGTAGGATAGCATGGGTTGTACGATTCTGCAATAGGCTAAGAAGGAAAACCTATGCAACAGGCAACATTCAGCTAGAGGAGCTTGATCAGGCTGCATCACTGGTTGTAAGGTCTGTCCAACAAGAGTGCTTTTCGGAGGAAATCAGCCAACTCCAGGAGGGcaaagaggtcaaggtcacaagtcCGATTGCTGATCTAGGACCGATCCTGGTCAATGGAGAGTTACGAGTGGGTGGTCGACTGAGACGAGCACCTACCTTATTATCAGATAAAAAGCACCCTCTCATTCTGCCAAGGAAGCATCATGTTAGCATTTTGATCACCCGTCGATGTCATGAGAAGTTAGCACATTGTGGCAGAGAACAAACTGTTGCAGAGACAAGAAAGAAATACTGGATCCTCGGTGGGCGTGGATTGGCTAAGAGACTGATTTCACATTGTTGGGTGTGCCGTTACCTGAATGCGAGGTCCATGGAGCAAGTAATGTCCGATCTACCGCGTACCAGGCTTATACCCTATAAGCCGCCCTTCACGTATCCTGGCGTTGACTTCTTTGGCCCCCTAACCGTGAAATGGGGCCGCCGTGACACTAGAAAGCGCTGGCGGTGCCTGTTCACATGCCTCACTACAAGAGCTGTCTTCCTGGAAGTTGCCCAGCCTTTGAGTACAGACGATTTCCTTCTGGTCCTGAGGCGGTTTGTTAGCAGACGAGGACCTCCCGAGGAAATACGCTCTGATCATGGATCCAACTTTGTCGGTGCTGACCGTGAACTAAAGTCGTCCATAGATGAGTGGAACCAAGGCCAGATAGAGCAGGATCTACAGCAGCGAGGGATCAAGTGGATATTTCACCCACCGACAGCTGCTCATATGTCGGGCGTGTGGGAGCGCTTGGTGAAATCCACAAAGAAGCACTTGAAAGCTGTAGCAGGGACCAATCTCCTGAATGATGAAGGACTGAGAACATTGTTTGCCGAAGTTGAGGCCATTCTCAATAGCAGGCCTCTTACTGCAACATCCGAGGACGTCCGTGATTGTGAACCTCTCACTCCCAATCACTTCCTTCTGCAGCGGAAGATTACTGGATTGCCACCCGGGATATTTGTTAAGCAAGACGGTCTTTTCCGGAAGGAATGGCGAAAGGTGCAGTACCTGACAGAGCTGTTCTGGGAACGATGGATGTACGAATACTTGCCAAACTTACAGAAGAGAGACAAGTGGTCGAAGCAAAGGAGGAACGTCCAAGAGGGTGATGTGGTTCTTTTGAAAGAGGACAATCTTACTAGGAACCAGTGGCCTTTGGCTCGGGTCATGAAGGTCTTTCCAGGAGCAGATGGAATGGTACGATCGGCACTGGTGAAAATCGCTACTTCCGAATATCAACGACCCATTGCGAAAATGTGTCTGATCGAGGAAAGTGGCGCGTAA